The DNA sequence TGATGTTTAAGGAAAATCTTTCATTTAGTTCTGGAATCGAGAACATTCCACTCACTAAAAATTCATTTTTGGAAATCTCCGCAATCTCCGGTTTTTCCTTATCGTATTCATCTAATATTTCTCCAACCAGTTCTTCCAGAATATCTTCCAGAGTGAGAAGACCGGAAGTCCCGCCATATTCATCTACGATAAAAGCAATTTGTATCTTTTTCCGTTTGAACTGATTCAATAATTTCTGGATCTTAACATTTTCCGTGATAAAAAGAGGAGCTCTTAATAAAGCTGGGATCGAGTTTTTATCTGGATTGAGAATTATATCTTTTGCATAAATAACACCAATAATATTATCGATATTTTTCTTATAAACCGGAATCCTTGAATGCCCTGAGGTGATGATACTTTCTTTCAGTTTTTTAAGTCCTTCCGCAGATTCAATCGCTTTAATATCGACTCTTGGAGTCATTATCTCCTTGGCAACAGTTGAGGAAAACCTGAAAATACTGGCAATTATCTTCTTTTCTGTTTCTTCCAGAGATTCTTTGGTTGAGCGGGAATTGATCAGGTTCTTGAAATCTGCAGAAGTGAGATTTGCTTCCGAAGAAGATATATTTTTGGAAAAAAACGAACTGATCAACTCTAATATCTTTATAACCGGAAACAAAGCATATTTGATAATTTCGAGGATAAAACTGGAAAATCCGGCAAGTTTTACCGGTGATGAATAGGCAAGAAGTTTGGGTGTGATCTCTCCGAATAA is a window from the Candidatus Cloacimonadota bacterium genome containing:
- a CDS encoding HlyC/CorC family transporter — protein: LKKIQKQKTKTSKRIFRLLQKPRELLIIILLGNTIVNVAASTTAALISIKLGERLFHEPGIFPILVEIILMTFIILLFGEITPKLLAYSSPVKLAGFSSFILEIIKYALFPVIKILELISSFFSKNISSSEANLTSADFKNLINSRSTKESLEETEKKIIASIFRFSSTVAKEIMTPRVDIKAIESAEGLKKLKESIITSGHSRIPVYKKNIDNIIGVIYAKDIILNPDKNSIPALLRAPLFITENVKIQKLLNQFKRKKIQIAFIVDEYGGTSGLLTLEDILEELVGEILDEYDKEKPEIAEISKNEFLVSGMFSIPELNERFSLNINEEKYDNLAEFLYDNFNKVPEKNENFTFENKVKFTISNVKAQRIIYAKMKLLQNSDQINE